A single genomic interval of Aneurinibacillus migulanus harbors:
- a CDS encoding transposase — translation DGQTYKVYAYEGPLSNMENVRVFLSWEDKFDPKKLPFCLLCTDTSLDVVTVLRHYAVRWQIEVGYRYFKELLGFDQYQHLSHKGIERFWTIQFLAYTFLALEQAKGKRHSPSLTLGDVVRRIRKDCMGQLILYAYEQGWAQKPLVEVLKNLRLSS, via the coding sequence AGACGGTCAGACGTATAAGGTGTACGCGTATGAAGGACCGCTGAGCAACATGGAAAATGTGCGTGTGTTTCTGTCCTGGGAAGACAAGTTTGACCCGAAAAAACTACCGTTTTGCCTACTGTGTACGGATACCAGCCTGGATGTCGTGACCGTCCTGCGCCACTATGCCGTACGCTGGCAAATCGAAGTTGGGTATCGGTACTTTAAGGAGTTGCTTGGTTTCGATCAGTACCAGCACCTTTCGCACAAAGGGATCGAACGATTTTGGACGATTCAGTTTCTGGCGTATACGTTTCTTGCGCTTGAACAGGCGAAAGGAAAACGCCATTCGCCGTCGCTCACATTAGGAGATGTGGTACGTCGTATTCGAAAGGACTGTATGGGGCAGCTCATTTTGTATGCCTATGAACAAGGATGGGCACAAAAACCTCTGGTTGAAGTGCTTAAAAATCTAAGACTATCCTCGTAA
- a CDS encoding aldo/keto reductase: protein MAEQTRIGKTDLYVNPIGLGTNAVGGHNIYPNLNEETGKDVVRTALDNGINFLDTAFIYGPERSEELIGEVLKERGRREDVVIATKGAHKFVDGKIVLDNSPAFLRESVESSLKRLQTDYIDLFYIHFPDESTPKDEAVGALKELKDAGKIKAIGVSNFSIEQLKEANKDGYVDVLQSEYNLFRRDAEKDLLPYTTENNISFIPYFPLAAGLLGGKYNKDTKFEDGRAKNPLFQGEAFVRNLEKVEQVREIANAKNAEVAHVVLAWYLTRDSIDVLIPGAKQPEQVRKNLKTLDVKLTNEEIEKIDRIFQV from the coding sequence ATGGCTGAACAAACGCGTATAGGAAAAACAGATTTATATGTAAATCCAATTGGTCTTGGAACAAATGCTGTTGGTGGACATAATATTTATCCGAACCTTAACGAAGAGACCGGGAAAGATGTTGTTCGGACTGCTTTAGACAATGGCATCAACTTTTTAGACACAGCTTTCATTTATGGTCCTGAGCGCTCAGAAGAATTAATCGGTGAAGTGTTGAAAGAAAGAGGCAGACGCGAGGATGTTGTAATTGCTACCAAGGGCGCCCATAAGTTTGTTGACGGCAAGATTGTACTCGATAATTCTCCCGCCTTTTTAAGGGAGTCAGTAGAAAGCAGTCTAAAACGCCTCCAAACCGACTATATCGATTTGTTTTATATTCATTTTCCGGATGAAAGCACACCGAAAGACGAAGCCGTTGGTGCATTAAAAGAACTAAAAGATGCAGGAAAAATAAAAGCTATTGGTGTATCTAACTTTTCTATTGAACAATTAAAAGAAGCAAACAAAGATGGTTATGTAGATGTACTGCAATCCGAATATAACTTGTTCAGGCGTGATGCAGAAAAGGACCTGTTACCATATACAACAGAAAATAACATTTCATTTATCCCTTATTTCCCGCTTGCAGCTGGTTTATTGGGTGGAAAATACAATAAAGATACAAAATTTGAGGACGGTCGTGCAAAAAATCCACTCTTTCAAGGTGAAGCCTTTGTTCGCAACCTGGAAAAGGTGGAGCAGGTACGTGAAATCGCCAATGCAAAAAACGCGGAAGTTGCACATGTAGTTCTCGCCTGGTATTTAACCAGGGATTCCATTGATGTGTTAATCCCTGGTGCTAAACAACCGGAACAAGTAAGAAAGAATCTAAAAACATTAGATGTAAAACTAACCAATGAGGAAATCGAAAAAATCGATCGTATTTTTCAGGTTTAG
- a CDS encoding histidine kinase dimerization/phospho-acceptor domain-containing protein, which yields MKVRKFFKHLFGIFVFFVMVIFSFSAAYFIVSYIYHLFSFHTSNYIHQLLTTILGFFILVGVAFSISIIIRSKQRNLFQEVIDALKRIAKGDFNVQLENLKKEDPFTTLIDHINHMAKQLKQMEDMRQEFISNVSHEIQSPLTSISGFARALQYDQLSQEERSHYLSIIETESKRLSKLSDNLLKLTSLESKNHPFDQKNYRLDKQIRNWTLAFFRPIPKMGIRVA from the coding sequence ATGAAGGTAAGAAAATTTTTTAAACATTTATTTGGTATATTCGTTTTTTTCGTGATGGTCATCTTTAGTTTTTCAGCGGCTTACTTTATCGTATCTTATATTTATCACTTGTTTAGTTTCCATACATCCAATTATATTCATCAGTTGTTAACTACAATTCTTGGATTTTTTATTCTGGTTGGTGTTGCATTTAGCATTTCAATCATCATACGTTCCAAGCAACGTAATCTTTTTCAAGAAGTAATTGATGCTTTGAAAAGAATTGCTAAAGGTGATTTTAATGTGCAGTTGGAAAACCTGAAAAAAGAAGATCCTTTTACCACTCTTATTGATCATATCAATCATATGGCGAAGCAATTAAAGCAGATGGAAGATATGCGACAAGAGTTTATTTCGAATGTCTCACATGAAATTCAATCACCGCTTACGTCTATTAGTGGCTTTGCCCGCGCACTTCAATATGATCAGCTTAGCCAAGAGGAGAGATCTCACTATCTCAGCATCATTGAAACGGAAAGCAAGAGGCTATCTAAATTAAGCGATAATTTACTTAAGCTTACTTCACTCGAATCTAAGAACCATCCATTCGATCAAAAAAACTATCGTTTGGATAAGCAAATAAGAAACTGGACTCTTGCATTTTTCCGTCCGATCCCAAAAATGGGCATACGGGTGGCGTAA
- a CDS encoding SMI1/KNR4 family protein — MKIGYGMSLYEQVNRIKEKILLAKEKDSSFDVFGSTKHKYEWNIPISSEEVRDFENRNNITLPEAFKLFITEIGNGGAGPYYGIYKVATDSHDGYLSKPCKLHPHLSNEEWGHLTSFEDDDNLTDEQYDSHYNALFQGMLRIGTQGCTYDMMLVVSGEYKGRVVYIDGDLQKPFFTYENNFLDWYERWLDEIIQGYEIDWFGMLMGGDDAELMNKFHTSNDEEYKVNAIWGMNKLPHLLPETIRFLEEQCHNPSHAIKSVSLQLLTKNCYTKAKSFLQQWLESDNEDDTLKALKYIYWYVEEDVQDFVKPIKTVLSTTKNPENFRFITYILEKSSEEDASLYVPFFTHPNKEIRTCAIHTVGKSKEKEKYLQDLIQCLQDDEVSVKRMAIQALRDVTNPILLPCYEKILDEYKTNEHYILSNVMHRLEEFGVQAKSILEKAKQHPDKEIKDSAYRMLKEIE; from the coding sequence ATGAAAATAGGGTACGGGATGTCGTTATATGAACAAGTGAATAGAATCAAAGAGAAGATTTTGTTGGCTAAGGAGAAGGATAGCAGCTTTGACGTATTCGGCTCCACAAAACATAAATATGAATGGAACATCCCTATATCAAGTGAAGAGGTTCGAGACTTTGAAAATCGAAATAACATAACTCTTCCGGAAGCGTTTAAGCTGTTTATTACAGAGATAGGTAACGGCGGGGCTGGTCCTTATTATGGTATATACAAGGTAGCTACGGATAGCCATGATGGTTATTTGTCCAAGCCATGCAAGTTGCACCCTCATTTATCAAATGAAGAATGGGGTCATCTAACAAGTTTTGAAGATGATGATAATCTTACTGACGAGCAATATGATTCGCATTATAATGCACTTTTTCAAGGCATGCTTCGCATAGGAACGCAGGGATGTACGTATGACATGATGTTAGTCGTAAGCGGGGAATATAAAGGACGTGTCGTGTACATCGATGGTGATTTACAAAAACCATTCTTTACATATGAGAATAACTTTTTAGATTGGTATGAGCGTTGGCTGGATGAAATTATCCAAGGCTATGAAATAGATTGGTTTGGGATGTTGATGGGCGGCGATGATGCAGAGCTTATGAATAAATTCCATACCAGTAATGATGAGGAGTACAAAGTTAATGCGATTTGGGGAATGAATAAATTACCTCATTTGCTGCCTGAAACGATTCGTTTTCTTGAGGAACAGTGTCACAATCCCTCACATGCTATTAAAAGTGTTTCACTGCAACTGCTAACAAAAAACTGCTACACAAAAGCAAAATCATTCCTACAACAATGGCTGGAGAGCGATAATGAAGACGACACATTGAAAGCGTTGAAATATATTTATTGGTATGTTGAAGAAGATGTACAAGACTTTGTAAAGCCAATAAAAACAGTGTTATCTACTACTAAAAATCCCGAGAATTTCAGATTTATCACATATATACTGGAGAAGAGCAGTGAGGAAGATGCTTCGCTGTATGTCCCGTTTTTTACTCATCCAAATAAAGAGATCAGGACCTGTGCCATACATACAGTAGGCAAATCCAAAGAGAAAGAAAAATATTTACAGGATTTGATTCAATGTTTACAAGACGATGAAGTATCAGTAAAGCGTATGGCCATTCAAGCATTGAGAGATGTTACTAATCCCATTCTTTTACCCTGTTATGAAAAAATCCTGGATGAGTATAAAACAAATGAGCACTATATATTAAGTAATGTGATGCATAGACTAGAGGAATTTGGTGTGCAAGCGAAATCTATTTTAGAGAAGGCGAAACAACATCCTGATAAAGAAATCAAAGACAGTGCATATAGAATGTTAAAGGAAATAGAATAA
- a CDS encoding ABC transporter ATP-binding protein, which yields MPAVKKQKGWRQFIHLVQQTKPSKLFLCIALLLSVSTTVVGLLVPLFTKNLINDFSLSSLSTGRIILLVSAMLIQALASGISIYLLNHIGQSVVAGIRDRLWKKLLVLPVSYYDENQTGETVSRMTNDTAIVKGLITDHLANFLTGMISIIGSIIVLFILDWKMTLLMLIAIPLSFMILVPLGRKMHQVSKGTQDETARFTSVIQQVLSEIRLVKASNAEMIEYKNGKKGITQLFQYGLKEAKIQAMIAPIIGLVIMLLLVVILGYGGMRVSSGALTAGDLVAFIMYLFQIVMPMGQLTSFFTQFQKATGATERIISILETDEEDNDSEQKVQNVNQSITVDHLSFSYKNGENVLKDISFSVEPGKVTAIVGPSGSGKTTLFSLLERYYQPQQGLIRLGVESITHFSLQSWRSQIGYVSQESPIVSGTIRDNICYGLEKEVDDADLYRVAKMAYADQFISELPEGFNTEVGERGMKLSGGQRQRIAIARAFLRDPKILMLDEATSSLDSKSELVVQQALQNLMKGRTTLVIAHRLSTVIDADQILFFEKGKITGSGTHEELVQTHSLYREFATQQLRMREPV from the coding sequence ATGCCGGCAGTAAAGAAACAAAAAGGATGGCGTCAGTTTATTCATTTGGTTCAACAAACGAAGCCATCGAAACTTTTCCTTTGTATAGCTTTACTATTAAGTGTGAGCACAACCGTAGTAGGATTACTCGTCCCGTTGTTTACGAAAAATCTAATCAATGATTTTTCACTAAGTTCATTGAGCACGGGAAGGATTATTCTCCTGGTTTCCGCGATGTTAATCCAAGCATTAGCGAGTGGAATATCTATTTATTTGTTAAATCATATCGGACAGTCAGTAGTAGCTGGAATCAGAGATCGATTATGGAAGAAGCTTCTCGTTTTACCTGTGTCTTATTATGATGAGAACCAAACAGGTGAAACGGTTAGCAGGATGACAAATGATACTGCAATAGTAAAAGGATTAATTACAGATCACCTCGCTAATTTTCTAACAGGTATGATTTCGATTATTGGATCGATTATCGTTTTGTTTATATTAGATTGGAAAATGACCTTACTCATGCTCATTGCAATTCCGCTTTCATTTATGATATTAGTTCCACTTGGAAGAAAAATGCATCAGGTTTCAAAAGGAACGCAGGATGAAACTGCACGGTTTACCTCGGTGATCCAGCAAGTACTATCAGAGATACGCCTGGTTAAAGCTTCGAATGCTGAAATGATTGAATACAAGAATGGAAAAAAAGGAATTACTCAATTATTTCAATATGGGTTAAAAGAGGCAAAAATCCAGGCGATGATCGCCCCAATTATTGGTCTAGTTATTATGTTATTACTAGTAGTTATTCTAGGTTACGGTGGAATGAGAGTCTCTTCAGGTGCTTTAACAGCTGGGGATTTAGTTGCGTTTATTATGTATTTATTTCAAATCGTGATGCCTATGGGACAATTAACCTCCTTCTTTACCCAATTTCAGAAAGCAACAGGAGCAACGGAACGAATTATTTCCATTTTAGAAACGGATGAGGAAGATAATGATTCAGAACAAAAAGTTCAAAATGTAAATCAATCAATTACAGTGGACCATTTAAGCTTTTCCTATAAAAATGGAGAAAATGTTCTTAAGGATATAAGCTTTTCGGTAGAGCCAGGAAAGGTTACAGCCATTGTAGGTCCCAGCGGTAGCGGAAAAACGACACTGTTTTCATTGTTGGAGCGATATTATCAGCCACAGCAGGGTTTGATTCGACTAGGTGTGGAGTCAATTACTCACTTTTCATTGCAATCATGGAGAAGTCAAATCGGCTATGTATCGCAAGAAAGCCCGATTGTTTCAGGAACGATTCGTGATAATATTTGTTATGGTTTGGAAAAAGAAGTAGATGATGCAGATTTATATCGCGTAGCAAAAATGGCTTATGCCGATCAATTTATTTCAGAGCTTCCTGAAGGATTTAATACCGAGGTTGGAGAACGAGGGATGAAGTTATCGGGAGGCCAAAGACAAAGAATTGCCATTGCACGTGCGTTTTTAAGAGATCCAAAAATTTTAATGCTTGATGAAGCGACATCAAGTCTAGACAGCAAATCCGAGCTGGTTGTTCAGCAAGCATTACAAAACTTGATGAAGGGAAGAACAACGCTCGTTATTGCCCATCGCTTATCAACCGTTATTGATGCTGACCAAATTCTATTTTTTGAAAAAGGTAAAATTACAGGTAGTGGTACACATGAGGAACTTGTACAAACCCACTCCTTATATCGTGAGTTTGCAACACAGCAATTAAGAATGAGAGAACCAGTTTAA
- a CDS encoding ATP-binding protein encodes MTKRERGYAAIVVEDNGKGMDEETKNNLFERYYRGTNTDDKTEGVGLGMSIAKAIAEVHQGKIKVETSIGRGTKLLLTFPYMHP; translated from the coding sequence ATGACAAAAAGAGAGAGAGGATATGCTGCTATCGTTGTTGAAGATAATGGCAAAGGGATGGATGAAGAGACAAAGAACAACTTATTTGAACGTTATTATCGCGGTACAAATACTGATGATAAAACAGAAGGTGTGGGACTGGGCATGAGCATTGCAAAGGCTATAGCCGAGGTTCACCAAGGAAAGATTAAAGTGGAAACAAGCATAGGCAGGGGAACGAAGCTTTTACTAACTTTTCCGTATATGCATCCTTAG
- a CDS encoding sensor histidine kinase: MDVSLEKVTFVGDEDLMSQVWTNLIHNSIKFTPSLGRICVQLQQIEHKAIVKISDTGIGIPKEDQVRVFERFFKADRARERSKGGSGLGLSIVKKIIEMHEGTIFVNSEEGKGTIFTISIPIQSHLETSQ; this comes from the coding sequence ATGGATGTTTCTCTTGAGAAGGTTACCTTTGTCGGAGATGAGGATTTAATGAGCCAGGTGTGGACGAATTTGATTCATAATAGTATCAAATTTACCCCAAGCTTAGGGAGGATCTGTGTCCAGCTACAGCAGATTGAGCATAAAGCTATTGTGAAAATTTCCGATACAGGTATTGGTATCCCAAAAGAAGATCAAGTACGTGTATTTGAGCGATTTTTTAAGGCGGATAGAGCAAGGGAACGTTCAAAAGGTGGAAGTGGTTTAGGTTTATCCATCGTAAAAAAGATTATTGAAATGCACGAGGGGACTATTTTTGTTAACAGTGAAGAAGGGAAAGGAACTATTTTTACAATATCAATTCCAATTCAATCTCATTTAGAAACGTCACAGTGA
- a CDS encoding MFS transporter yields MMNVTSEVASAQEVIVESKSKRYKTLFGSVLGYAAEGLDMLLLSFVLVFILKEFHLTPAQGGNLTLATTIGMLIGSYLFGFLADLFGRIRTMAVSILLFSVATALIYFATDYWQLLFLRFLVGIGVGGEFGIGMAIVTETWSKDMRAKATSIVALGWQFGVLVASLLPVLIVPYFGWRAVFLFGLIPALLAVYVRKSLSEPKLWEKKQQFKKQLQMKALQGTLTAEEAKQLENMKKFPLSKLFANKKITITTIGLIVMSFIQNFGYYGIFTWMPTVLADKYGYTLAKASGWMFISTVGMLIGIAVFGFLADKIGRRKTFTLYYIGGTVYCLVYFFLLKDATLLLWGSALLGFFANGMMGGFGAVLAENYPAEARSTAENFIFGTGRGLAGFGPVIIGILATGGSLFGAMSLIFLIYPIGLITMLLCVPETKGKVLD; encoded by the coding sequence ATGATGAACGTGACAAGTGAAGTAGCAAGCGCGCAAGAAGTTATAGTTGAGTCCAAGTCAAAACGGTATAAAACGCTGTTCGGTTCTGTACTTGGCTATGCAGCAGAAGGATTGGATATGCTGTTATTATCCTTTGTGCTCGTGTTTATTTTAAAGGAATTTCACCTAACACCTGCACAGGGCGGGAATCTTACACTAGCTACAACCATCGGCATGCTAATAGGCTCTTATTTATTCGGGTTTCTGGCTGATTTATTCGGACGAATTCGAACCATGGCTGTATCGATTTTATTATTCTCCGTAGCAACTGCACTTATTTATTTCGCAACAGATTATTGGCAATTATTATTTCTTCGCTTTTTAGTAGGTATAGGTGTCGGCGGGGAATTTGGAATAGGGATGGCAATTGTAACGGAAACATGGTCAAAAGATATGCGTGCAAAAGCAACCTCCATTGTGGCATTAGGCTGGCAATTCGGGGTGCTGGTCGCATCGTTGCTACCGGTCCTCATCGTTCCATATTTCGGTTGGAGAGCCGTGTTCTTATTCGGATTAATCCCGGCACTATTAGCGGTATATGTTCGTAAAAGCTTAAGTGAACCAAAGCTGTGGGAAAAGAAGCAACAATTTAAAAAGCAATTACAGATGAAAGCCCTACAAGGTACATTAACAGCAGAAGAAGCAAAACAACTGGAAAACATGAAGAAATTCCCATTAAGTAAGTTGTTTGCGAATAAAAAAATAACGATTACAACAATCGGATTAATCGTCATGTCGTTTATTCAAAACTTCGGGTATTATGGGATTTTCACCTGGATGCCTACCGTTCTGGCCGATAAGTATGGTTATACATTAGCGAAAGCCAGTGGCTGGATGTTTATTTCCACGGTTGGAATGTTAATTGGAATTGCAGTATTTGGTTTCTTAGCTGATAAAATCGGACGTAGAAAAACATTTACGCTGTATTATATAGGCGGCACAGTGTACTGCTTGGTTTATTTCTTCTTACTCAAAGATGCCACATTATTATTATGGGGAAGCGCATTACTCGGCTTTTTTGCTAATGGTATGATGGGTGGATTCGGAGCTGTATTAGCGGAAAACTACCCGGCAGAAGCCCGTTCAACAGCTGAGAACTTTATCTTCGGCACGGGTCGTGGATTGGCGGGATTCGGTCCTGTAATTATTGGGATACTCGCCACGGGCGGAAGTCTTTTTGGAGCAATGTCATTAATTTTCCTCATTTATCCAATCGGTCTCATAACAATGTTGTTATGCGTACCAGAAACAAAAGGAAAAGTACTGGATTAA
- the codB gene encoding cytosine permease, with the protein MEKVDSEFSLQPVPQVNRNGFWKILAVMLGFTFFSASMWSGGTLGNGLSFMQFIWIVLAGNLILGIYTGALAYIAAKTGLSTHLLTRYAFGEKGSYLSSLLLGVTQVGWFGVGVAMFAIPVQKATDINVYLLIVISGVLMTVTAIYGIKALAILGIVAVPSIAILGGYSVLEATDTAGGIQGLMGYQPHEALGLAAALTICIGSFISGGTLTPDFARFARTTRSAVVSTVIAFFLGNSLMFLFGAVGAIVYGKADISDVMFLQGLIVPAIIVLGLNIWTTNENALYASSLGFANITKISKNKIVIFNGTIGTIAAMWLYNNFVEFLTILGSTLPSIGAIVLADYFLLKRGNYRKFEEMKFKAVNWIAIIAWAGGVATANFVPGIPPINGLLGTAIIYVVLMKCIPQRGE; encoded by the coding sequence ATGGAAAAAGTAGATTCAGAATTTTCATTACAGCCTGTACCGCAGGTAAATCGTAATGGTTTTTGGAAAATCCTCGCTGTTATGCTCGGATTTACCTTTTTTTCAGCAAGTATGTGGTCTGGTGGGACATTAGGTAACGGACTGTCATTTATGCAATTTATTTGGATTGTATTAGCTGGTAATTTGATCCTTGGCATTTATACAGGTGCATTAGCTTATATTGCAGCTAAAACAGGATTATCCACACATTTATTGACTAGATATGCCTTTGGTGAAAAAGGATCATATTTATCCTCTCTTTTGTTAGGTGTGACACAAGTCGGCTGGTTTGGTGTAGGGGTAGCGATGTTTGCAATTCCTGTTCAAAAAGCTACTGACATCAATGTCTATTTATTAATTGTCATTTCAGGTGTGTTAATGACAGTAACGGCGATTTACGGAATTAAGGCATTGGCTATATTAGGGATCGTTGCGGTTCCATCTATTGCTATATTAGGTGGCTATTCTGTTTTAGAAGCAACGGACACGGCTGGTGGAATTCAAGGGTTAATGGGGTATCAACCACATGAAGCGCTGGGATTAGCCGCAGCCTTAACAATCTGTATAGGATCATTTATTAGTGGCGGGACGCTTACACCTGATTTTGCCCGATTTGCCAGGACCACTCGTTCTGCTGTTGTTTCGACGGTCATTGCTTTCTTTCTTGGAAATTCGTTAATGTTTTTATTTGGGGCCGTAGGTGCTATTGTCTACGGCAAAGCTGATATATCAGATGTTATGTTTTTGCAAGGATTAATTGTACCGGCTATTATTGTACTTGGCTTAAATATTTGGACGACAAATGAAAATGCGTTGTATGCTTCTAGCTTAGGATTTGCTAATATCACTAAAATCTCGAAAAACAAAATTGTTATATTTAATGGTACAATTGGAACGATTGCAGCAATGTGGCTATATAACAACTTTGTTGAATTTTTGACCATATTAGGCTCCACATTGCCATCAATTGGAGCAATAGTATTAGCTGATTATTTCTTGTTGAAACGCGGAAATTATAGAAAATTTGAAGAAATGAAATTTAAAGCAGTGAATTGGATCGCTATAATAGCATGGGCAGGTGGGGTTGCTACTGCGAACTTTGTACCAGGTATACCACCGATTAACGGACTCTTAGGAACGGCGATCATTTATGTTGTTCTGATGAAATGTATACCGCAACGTGGAGAATAA
- a CDS encoding cytosine deaminase, translating into MIIKHAKLRGKDGLWNIIVQDGKISKVTQTLDEDVGHEIIDVEGALVLPPFIEPHIHLDTTLTAGEPEWNKSGTLFEGIQRWSQRKETLTVEDVKTRSKTALKWQIAQGIQHVRTHVDVTDPALTALKAMLEVKEEMAPYVDIQLVAFPQEGILSYPNGIELLEESLKMGADAVGGIPHFEFTREYGVESLKKAFDLAEKYDRLVDIHCDEIDDEQSRFVEVVATEAYERGIGARTTASHTTAMGSYNDAYTYKLFRLLKLSSINFVSNPLVNIHLQGRFDTYPKRRGLTRVKELQEAGLNICFGHDDVFDPWYPLGTGNMLQVLHMGIHASQLMGYEQIVNSMDLITNNSAKTLQIEEIYGIEEGKPANFIVLSAENEYEAIRKQATVRYSFRNGKIIAETKPSETTIALEQCEEKINFSK; encoded by the coding sequence GTGATTATTAAACATGCAAAGCTTAGAGGTAAAGATGGATTATGGAACATAATCGTACAAGATGGGAAGATCAGCAAAGTAACACAAACATTGGACGAAGATGTCGGTCATGAAATCATCGATGTAGAGGGGGCCCTTGTTCTTCCACCTTTCATCGAACCGCATATTCATTTGGATACAACCTTAACAGCAGGTGAACCAGAATGGAATAAAAGTGGCACCTTATTTGAAGGTATTCAAAGATGGTCACAGAGAAAAGAAACATTAACAGTAGAAGATGTGAAAACAAGGTCAAAAACAGCGTTAAAATGGCAAATTGCTCAAGGGATTCAGCATGTTCGGACACATGTAGATGTAACAGATCCAGCGTTAACGGCTTTAAAAGCCATGCTGGAAGTGAAAGAAGAAATGGCTCCCTATGTAGATATTCAACTTGTTGCTTTTCCACAAGAAGGGATACTTTCTTATCCAAATGGAATAGAATTACTTGAAGAATCATTGAAAATGGGTGCTGATGCAGTAGGTGGTATCCCTCATTTTGAATTTACTCGGGAATATGGAGTAGAGTCATTAAAAAAGGCTTTTGATCTTGCTGAAAAATATGATCGATTAGTAGATATTCATTGTGATGAAATTGATGACGAACAATCTCGTTTTGTCGAGGTGGTAGCGACAGAGGCATATGAGCGTGGAATAGGTGCCCGTACGACAGCAAGCCATACAACAGCAATGGGCTCTTATAATGACGCATACACGTATAAGCTATTTAGATTATTGAAGCTTTCTTCCATTAATTTTGTATCAAATCCACTGGTAAATATTCATCTTCAAGGAAGATTTGATACGTATCCAAAAAGAAGAGGTTTGACAAGAGTCAAAGAGCTTCAAGAGGCAGGACTCAATATTTGTTTTGGCCACGATGATGTATTTGATCCATGGTATCCGTTAGGAACAGGGAATATGCTTCAAGTATTACATATGGGAATTCACGCTTCGCAATTAATGGGCTATGAGCAAATCGTAAACTCAATGGATTTAATCACTAATAACAGTGCTAAAACGTTACAGATTGAAGAAATCTACGGAATTGAAGAAGGGAAACCAGCTAATTTCATTGTATTGTCTGCAGAAAATGAATATGAAGCCATTCGCAAGCAGGCGACAGTTAGATATTCCTTCAGAAATGGCAAGATTATTGCCGAAACGAAGCCAAGTGAAACAACCATAGCTTTGGAGCAATGTGAAGAGAAGATCAATTTTAGTAAATAG
- a CDS encoding response regulator transcription factor, whose translation MTKLLIVDDDSYIRELVVLFLKKEGFELYEASDGLKALHLMEKIKVDLIIIDIMMPNMDGWRLCQELREYSDIPILMLTAKGETTQKVKGFEMGADDYLVKPFEPIELVARVKALLKRYNLTVSQTIEIGEFKLNRKTHEISFKEKDFTIPLKEFELLFKLASYPGKTFSREHLIEDIWGYDYEGDERTVDVHIKRLRERFSEIEFPFRIKTIRGLGYRLEAKS comes from the coding sequence ATGACGAAGCTGTTAATTGTCGATGATGATTCCTATATTCGCGAGCTTGTCGTCCTTTTTTTAAAAAAGGAAGGCTTCGAGCTGTATGAAGCTTCAGATGGTTTAAAGGCATTACATTTGATGGAAAAGATAAAAGTCGATCTTATCATTATTGATATCATGATGCCGAATATGGATGGTTGGCGGTTGTGTCAGGAGCTTAGAGAATATAGTGATATCCCCATTTTAATGTTAACAGCTAAAGGTGAAACGACGCAAAAGGTTAAAGGCTTTGAAATGGGGGCAGATGATTATCTTGTTAAACCATTTGAACCGATTGAATTAGTGGCAAGGGTTAAAGCATTGTTGAAAAGGTATAACCTTACCGTTTCACAAACAATTGAAATTGGAGAATTTAAGTTAAATCGAAAAACACATGAAATTTCTTTTAAAGAAAAGGATTTTACAATACCGTTAAAAGAATTTGAGCTCCTATTCAAATTGGCTAGTTATCCGGGAAAAACCTTTTCCAGAGAACATCTTATTGAAGATATATGGGGATACGATTATGAAGGGGACGAGCGAACTGTTGATGTCCATATAAAAAGGCTAAGAGAACGGTTTTCGGAAATAGAGTTTCCGTTTCGTATCAAAACCATAAGAGGACTTGGATATCGCCTTGAGGCAAAATCATGA